The sequence ACAGATATTGATGCAGTCTGGATTTTTAAAGCATGGGATGGTATGGCTATCCAACAAGCAGGTCTGGATACACATTTCTTAAACTTTGCGGATTACGGTCAAGAACTTGATTTCTACAGTCCTGTTTTAATAGCGAATAACAGTTATTTGGAAGAAAATGGCGAAGAAGCCAAGAAAGTTTTAAAAGCCTTGGAAGAAGGGTATGAGTTTGCGATTGAAAATCCTGATGAAGCAGCGGAGATTCTTGTGAAGCATGTACCGGAACTTGATCTCGATCTCATCAAGGCAAGTCAACAGTTCCTTGCGAAAGAATATAAAGCTGAAGTTGCGAAGTGGGGTACGTTTGATGGTACGCGATGGAATCAATTCTATGCATGGCTTTATGATAACAAATTGATTGACATGCCCATTGCGGAGAATGTAGGTTTTACTAATGACTATCTCAACTAATCCCGTTTTATCACTTGAACACGTATCGATGGCTTATGGCCGAAAGCAAGTCTTGGATGATGTTTCGGTTACGTTAAATCAAGGGGAAGTTGTCTGTATCTTGGGTGAAAGTGGTGTTGGTAAGACGACATTATTTAATGTGATAGCAGGACTGCTTCACCCTGATAAGGGTTCCGTATCCTTACATAAACAAGATATTACAGGCACGACCGGTCATGTTTCGTATATGCTTCAAAAAGACTTATTATTGCCTTATAAGACCGTTATCGATAATGCTTCACTCCCTTTACGCATTCAGGGTAAAAGTAAAGTAGAAAGTCGTGAAGAAGCTTTAAAATACTTTGTGACCTTTGGGTTGGAGGGAACCGAAGACTTATATCCAGCACAGTTATCGGGAGGAATGCGTCAACGTGTCGCATTTCTAAGAACATTTTTATTCTCAGATAATGTCGCTTTATTGGATGAACCCTTTAGTGCATTAGACACCATTACCAAACATCAGATGCAAACATGGTATTTGGATATTATGAGTCAGTTAAATCTATCCACCTTCTTTATAACCCATGACATCGATGAGGCGATATTACTTTCAGATCGAATTTATGTACTGAGCGGAAAACCGGGGAAAATTACGTATGAACTCATCATTGATACGCCAAAACCTCGAAATGAAGACTTTCTGCTTACGGATGAATTTATTAATTATAAACGCATCATCAAAGGTCACTTAAACGAGACTAAAACCGAATAGAACTTAAAGATACACACGGATAAGTGTGTATCTTTTTCATAAAACTTGTTATATTGATAGAAGAAGGTTGAGGAAATGCATGTTAGATACAAAAACAATTAAAGAACGCGTCGTTTTAGTTGGCGTGGATTTTGGAAAAAAGGATTTTGATTTAGAATCATCAATGTTTGAATTAGTGGACCTGGTTGAGGCAGCTGAGGGAACGGTTGTATATCAAATTACGCAAAATCGAGATCGCCCTGAAAGTGCAACCTATATTGGGATTGGGAAAATTGAAGAAGTGATGCGTGCCGTCGCAACTTATGATGCAGATACTGTAGTTTTCAATGACGAATTAAGCGGTTCGCAAATTCGTAATCTTGAAAGTTTAATTGGGTGTAAGATTGTCGATCGGACCAATCTCATTCTTGATATTTTTGCCTTGCGTGCAACTACGGCCGAAGGGAAACTTCAAGTTAAACTTGCGCAGTTAAAGTACCGTTTGCCTCGATTGATCGGGTATAGTGATTATTTATCCCGTACAGGTGGTGGCATTGGGACACGGGGTCCCGGAGAACAGAAACTGGAATTGGATCGTCGTCACATTCAACGAGAGATTCTTCACGTCCAAAATGCCTTAACAAAATCAGAAGAAAACCGTGAGATTACGCGAAGTAAACGGTTAAATTCAAATCTTCCTATAATCTCTTTTGTTGGGTATACAAACGCAGGGAAATCGACGTTAATGAACGCAATTTTAACCAATGGTGATCCTCAGTCAAACGATAAACATGTGTTTGTGAAGGATATGCTCTTTGCGACTTTAGAACCATCCCTACGGAAAGCACGTCTTAATAATGGTCTAAATGTTATTCTTACAGATACCGTTGGATTTGTTTCGAAATTACCACATACACTTGTTGAAGCTTTTAAAGGGACCCTTGAGGAAATTAAGTATTCAGATCTTATCATTCATGTCGTGGATGCATCCAATCCTGACTTAAACATCCAAATGGATACAACGTATAAAATGCTTCGAGATTTAGATGTGCTTGACCGAAAAATCATTACAGTTTTTAATAAAATGGACCTAGCGATGGATCAAGATATCGCTTTTTACCAAAGTGAATTTGGAAATCGCATGTATATTAGTGCTCATGATATGGATGATGTTGATCGTCTAGTGGATGCCATTGAAGTTGAATTGGAATCAAGTTTCAAAAAAGTAAATTTTGAAATCCCTTTTTCCGATCTTGGCATTTTAGATGCGATTGCATCCAATTATGAAATTATTGGTTTGGAGTATACAGAAAAGGGCGCACAATTCCGTGCAGTGATCCGTGAATCGGATCAAAATCGTTATAAAAAATACATAATCTAAAAGATGTTTGTGTTTTTGGATTGCTCATTAACCACTTTGTACTGAGATAGTGTATAATGAAAAAGCACTTTCACACATGTCCAATCGGTATGGTGAATTCGGTTTAGAATAACCATGCATAGAAAAGAGATGATATCGTGAAACATACATTTAAAAATTATGGAATTGATAATTCAATTCTAAAGTCAATTCAGTATTTGGGCTATGAAGCCCCAACAGATGTTCAACAAGAAGTCATTCCGGCAGTATTAAGCGGGAAAAATATTGTTGTACAATCACAAACAGGTAGTGGAAAGACCGCTTCATTTGGGATTCCTATTTGTCATCAAGTTGAATGGGAGAAACGTAAACCTCAAGTTTTAGTATTAGCACCGACGCGTGAACTTGCAATCCAGATTCAAGAAGATTTATTTAATCTTGGTCGTTTCAAACGCTTAAAGGTTGAAGCATTGTTTGGTCGCAGTTCGTTTGAGAAGCAAGCACAGCGTTTAAAAGAAATGACACACATCCTTGTCGCAACGCCAGGTCGCTTATTGGATCATATGGCAAGAGAAACCGTGGATCTTTCACATATTGAAACATTAGTGATTGATGAAGCGGATGAAATGTTTAATATGGGGTTTATTGATCAAATTACAAGTATCATCAACCGTATCCCGAAGAAGAGTCAAAAACTGCTCTTTTCCGCAACCATGCCAGAACGTGTTAAAGACCTTTGTACACTTTACATTAAAAATCCGCAATGGATTGATATTGAAACAGAAAGTCGCGTTGAAGATCGTATTGATGAACGTTATTATATTGTGGATTATCCCGATAAAATGGCGTTACTTGAATCCGTACTTATTACGGAAAATCCAGATAGTTCAATCATTTTCTGTAATACAAAAGAACAGGTCGAAACCGTAACCAATTTTATGGAAGACTTGGGGTGCAAGGTAGATACCCTTCATGGCGGGATGGAACAACGTTTCCGTACCAAAGTCCTAGCGGACTTTAAACATGGTCTTTTCCGTTATCTTGTTGCTACAGATGTTGCGGCACGTGGTTTGGATATTGATGATGTTTCACTTGTTGTGAACTTCGATGTTCCTGAAAATACTGAAAGCTATACGCATCGTGTCGGACGTACCGCACGTGTGGATAAATATGGTAAAGCAGTAACCTTCGCAAGTCCCTATGAAATGAAATTTATGAATCTAATTATCAATGATACCGATCATGAACTTCAAAAAGTAGTCAAACCAGGACAAAGTCTTGTGGATGCACGTCGTGATGCATTTGAAGCCAAACGCGATCGTAAACCTAAAGTCAAAAAAGATAAAGCACATGACTTTAAACAAGAGATTACCAAAATTCATATTAATGCTGGTAAGAAAACTAAAATGAGACCTGTTGATGTGGTTGGAGCATTATGTTCCATTGAAGGCGTGAATGCAGAAGACATTGGTGTTATCAGTATTGTGGATGTTTCTACCTTTGTGGAAATTCTAAATGGTAAAGGGGATCTTGTTCTTAATGCTCTTAAAACAATGCCTATCAAAGGCCGACCTCGTAAAGTAAACCGTGCCAATAAAACGGAATACGAACGACTTTTATAAAAAACTAAAAACTGTAGCTGCACCTAAATGGACGCAGCTACAGTTTTTCTTTTATCAAATCTCAACCGCACCACTTTTACTTTTATTAAAGTCTATCTCATAGGCCGTTTTGAAGTCAAATATTTTTCGCGGCATTGAGTTAATTTTGAAGCAAATATCATCAAGATATTGTTGCGCTATATCATACATTGATTTACCTTTTGGTATAAACCTTCTTACTATTGCATTCGCTCGTTCATTGGTTCCACGTTGAAAAGAACAGTATGGATCACACTTATATAGTTTCACACCCAACCGCTTGGCTGTAATTCCTAATGTTTTAAATTCAAGTCCATTATCTACTGTTATCGATTTCGTGGTTATATTATTCTCTTCAATAAATTTTCG is a genomic window of Erysipelothrix amsterdamensis containing:
- a CDS encoding ABC transporter ATP-binding protein; the protein is MTISTNPVLSLEHVSMAYGRKQVLDDVSVTLNQGEVVCILGESGVGKTTLFNVIAGLLHPDKGSVSLHKQDITGTTGHVSYMLQKDLLLPYKTVIDNASLPLRIQGKSKVESREEALKYFVTFGLEGTEDLYPAQLSGGMRQRVAFLRTFLFSDNVALLDEPFSALDTITKHQMQTWYLDIMSQLNLSTFFITHDIDEAILLSDRIYVLSGKPGKITYELIIDTPKPRNEDFLLTDEFINYKRIIKGHLNETKTE
- the hflX gene encoding GTPase HflX, which encodes MLDTKTIKERVVLVGVDFGKKDFDLESSMFELVDLVEAAEGTVVYQITQNRDRPESATYIGIGKIEEVMRAVATYDADTVVFNDELSGSQIRNLESLIGCKIVDRTNLILDIFALRATTAEGKLQVKLAQLKYRLPRLIGYSDYLSRTGGGIGTRGPGEQKLELDRRHIQREILHVQNALTKSEENREITRSKRLNSNLPIISFVGYTNAGKSTLMNAILTNGDPQSNDKHVFVKDMLFATLEPSLRKARLNNGLNVILTDTVGFVSKLPHTLVEAFKGTLEEIKYSDLIIHVVDASNPDLNIQMDTTYKMLRDLDVLDRKIITVFNKMDLAMDQDIAFYQSEFGNRMYISAHDMDDVDRLVDAIEVELESSFKKVNFEIPFSDLGILDAIASNYEIIGLEYTEKGAQFRAVIRESDQNRYKKYII
- a CDS encoding DEAD/DEAH box helicase → MKHTFKNYGIDNSILKSIQYLGYEAPTDVQQEVIPAVLSGKNIVVQSQTGSGKTASFGIPICHQVEWEKRKPQVLVLAPTRELAIQIQEDLFNLGRFKRLKVEALFGRSSFEKQAQRLKEMTHILVATPGRLLDHMARETVDLSHIETLVIDEADEMFNMGFIDQITSIINRIPKKSQKLLFSATMPERVKDLCTLYIKNPQWIDIETESRVEDRIDERYYIVDYPDKMALLESVLITENPDSSIIFCNTKEQVETVTNFMEDLGCKVDTLHGGMEQRFRTKVLADFKHGLFRYLVATDVAARGLDIDDVSLVVNFDVPENTESYTHRVGRTARVDKYGKAVTFASPYEMKFMNLIINDTDHELQKVVKPGQSLVDARRDAFEAKRDRKPKVKKDKAHDFKQEITKIHINAGKKTKMRPVDVVGALCSIEGVNAEDIGVISIVDVSTFVEILNGKGDLVLNALKTMPIKGRPRKVNRANKTEYERLL